Genomic window (Acropora muricata isolate sample 2 chromosome 11, ASM3666990v1, whole genome shotgun sequence):
CCCAGCGTGTATGTTAGAAGTACAGACGGCAGGGTCTCTCAGGGCTTTGGGGGAATAAGGGAACAAAGGACATGACAAAAACTTGCCCCCTTGGCTAGGGCATTAGCTGTTTTACTCTGATTATGCGCGTTGCTAAACTGGATCAATGCTCATGTGCGATTGTGCTCGAACGGTCTGGGGTCGGTTGCTCGAaaaatggttagcgctaaccattggttagaGGTATCGAAACCGATAgctttctatggtagttaacattgGTTAGCACTAATCGTGCTTCAAGCAACTAGGGCCTGGggaccgtttctcgaaagttccgaaccTTTtggggcgcatttcgggtgacataattctctttgtatcttcaaagcaaaGGCGTCTAGATGCAAgtaactttgcagttattttaatttttattccctttacaacatgtgaaaagactagctttacagaataagcaggtcacAGGTTTACAAATAGCTTTTCGAGCCCgcaaagttttcgggactttcaagaaacaggcccctgggcgACAGTCTATGAAGTTCTCAAAATGGCCTCTCAATACCACAGGCCACCCAAACACATAAATCGGATGCTCAGTCAACGTAACGAGTAGTAGGGTTTACATGGGAAACATGAAATGCCAAAATAATCCTAGTTTACTGCGACGAAATTTAGTAAAAGAAACTTGATAGGATacgagcaaatttcaaaagtttattttacttattttaatCGCTGTAACTCAAAATTTCATGTTTCCCATATAAACTCCAGTAATCCAAACAACGCTCATTACTCCGAGATAGCTAACCAATCAGTGTGCTTGGAATAGCAAGATCACTGAATAAGAATACGCTAATAATCCTTACCTACTGCTACATCCTTGCCTAATTGGAGACCGCAGTACTTGACAGCCAAATCAACTCGAGCAACAGCGGGATTCTGCAATGCACATGCCAAGGCATGATATGTTGCATCAGATCGGTACATCTCTTGCCAATGTCTCAGAATAcctaaacaaaatattttatatgATCATAAATGTTTGAAATTATCATTAATCAGTTTTGattaaaactgaaagaaacGGTCTGTAAAACTCTAAGTCATTGCCAGCCTGAGAATGAATGAAGACCAAAGTTAACTacacttttttttgtcttcaaggATATAACATTATTCAGGCCAAACAGCTTTTCCATTCTGATGacctttgaaaacaattatCACTTGTCAAAATCACAAAATCATGTGCTAAGCCACAGTAATTAAACAATCACACTTACTATAGCATTTCTCAGAGTCTTTAGACTTGTTTGCTTCAATCTGATCAACCACAGCATCCGGGACGTTAAGCACTCGGCCAACCATTTCCCTGGAAGGACCAAGCTCATACGCAATGAGAAGGACATCATCTTCGGAAAGGGTTCTAGAGTCCAATGACTCAACCTCATTTGGGTCTGAATTAAAAGAAATAGCTATAAAAGGAATGGCAAGGAACAAGGCTGGTGAAGTGACAGCGACGTCCAAAGCCATAGCTTCCATCCAGGTACTCCATTTTTCTCTTTCGTCAAAACTTGATCCGCTCTGACATAATTAATAGTTCGCTGAATCAATTAGTGGAgtatttcaattattattattattattattattattattattattataaatgcaATGTCGTTTTTAAACCTTCTTTTCAGCGTTCACACATGGAGGACAGATCATATTTTCCACGTCACTCTACGATGTCACACAAAATACGTTAACCCATAGGTAAAAATGGATATTTTATAGAATACAACATGACTCTATACTTGTTACAGACTACAGCTAACGTTtgaattttgttgaaaatttttATAAAAGGTCCATTTTCTCAATTCTAAGGTTTTACAAACCAGAAATCTGTTGCTACAGTTCATGGACTGTACTTGCCGGCTGCACAGTCTCATTCActtcaattctttttttctttttgggtgGAACACGTGAAGAATGGCCTACCAACAGTGGCAAACAAGACGTTAACCCAAAGGCAAAAAAAGATACTACATCAAACACAACATGACTGTACCAACCACAACAGAAAATGTTTCCATGTTACTGAAAACTTTTAAAATATCCTTATAAAAACTCAATGTCCTCAGAATGGGATAAGGTTTCACAAAAGAGAAATCTCTTGCTACATTTCATGGACTGTACCTGCCGGATGCGCACTCTCATTCTCTGcaattccttttttccttttgggtgGAGCACGTGATGAATGGCCTACCAACAGTTGCAAACAAAAGACGTTAACCCAAAGGCAAAAAGGATATTACATTAAACACAACATGACACCCATAGGCAAAAAGTATATTACATTAAACACAACATGACTGTACCAACCACAACAGAAAATGTTTCCATATtactgaaaatttttaaaatctctttATAAAAACTCAATGTCCTCAGAATGGGGTAAGGTTTCACAAAAGAGAAATCTCTTGCTACATTTCATGGATTGTACCTGCCGGATGCGCACTCTCATTCTCTGcaattccttttttccttttgggtgGAGCACGTGATGAATGGCCTACCAACAGTTGCAAACAAAAGACGTTAACCCAAAGGCAAAAAGGATATTACATTAAACACAACATGACACCCATAGGCAAAAAGTATATTACATTAAACACAACATGACTGTACCAACCACAACAGAAAATGTTTCCATATtactgaaaatttttaaaatctctttATAAAAACTCAATGTCCTCAGAATGGGGTAAGGTTTCACAAAAGAGAAATCTCTTGCTACATTTCATGGATTGTACCTGCCGGATGCGCACTCTCATTCTCTGcaattccttttttccttttgggtgGAGCACGTGATGAATGACCTACCAACAGTTGCAAACAAAAGTCGTTAACCCAAAGGCAAAAAGGATATTACATTAAACACAACATGACACCCATAGGAAAAAGTATATTACATTAAACACAACATGACTGTATCATTCATAACAACCGGAAAATGTTTGCATATtattgaaaacttttaaaataTCTTTATAAAAACTCAATGTCCTCAGAATGGGATAAGGTTTCACAAAAGAGAAATCTCTTGCTACATTTCATGGACTGTACCTGCCGGATGCGCACTCTCATTCTCTTCAACTCCTTTTTTCCGTTTGGGTGGAACAATTGAAGAATATCCTACCAACATGGGAACACAAAGGACGTTAACCCATAGGTAAAAAGGATATTACATTAAACACAACTTGACTGTATCAACCACAACAGCCGGAAAATGTTTACTGAAAACGTTTAAAATCTCTTAATAAAAACTCAATGTTATCATGTTTTGATCAAGTTTTACAAATCAAAAACTTGTGTCTTTGTAAAGTAAAAACTTTCTCTTTCCAGGAAAACTTCTTTGAGTACTAATATAACGTAAAAAACAATGTATAAGCCGCCCCTGTATATAAGCCGCACCCGGCCCAATTTGAGAGGCCcaattttggagaaaaaaatagaGACAACTAACATTTAAGttcttttgttaaaaaaaaacaggagaCACAAGTACGGTTTCAAAACACTGACACAGTGTTGTAACGAGTTTTCATGTCAAATAACGAAAGATAGCGAAATTTCAATTGTcatacctttttcttttgagTTCACTATACAAAACTTAGGATGATCTCTCAATgcgattcttttttttttttttttcagtattaaAACTTCGAAACGCTCAAGGAAATTGAAATTCGCAAGCGGTTGAAACAATACGCACGGATATATACTTGTACTTGTCATAACTTTTTCTTTTGAGTTCACTTTCTTTCACTGACAACGTTTTTCgtaaaaataagaaacaaataTCCTATGAAAACTTTATGCATACTATCAATTTAGCGAGCTGCAAACTTTAAACCATCTCTTTGTATACCTGCGAAGTTCTTATTCCGTTTCCGCGTCCTTGATCCCACTCACTAAGCTAGTCCACTTATCAAATTTCTTACAAAATATGTCCAACCACAGCCTTACAAACATTGGCACACATTTGTGTTTAAATAATTTAGTTATCCACATCTTCAATTAACACCAAAATAATGCATTTTTCACACTTCCAATCTTTCAAATAGATCAACGTGCCCTGGTTTCACAGCTTACATGTCTTTACAAAACCCTTCAATGCACTCtcaatgcatttttttccttttttgggtCAATgtcattttatcttttgaaaCTTCTTTCCGGGAAGGAACTTACAACAGCTCACAATAATAGAAGACTGTATGTGTTCTCTATGGACAACTAAATATACaaccaaatttctttttttctcatgagATAATGATTAAGTCTTCTGGCTAGCACATACAAAATCCTTCAATGTACTTTTTTGGGTTAATGTTGTTTCTCTTTTGACACTTCTATCAGCAGAGGAACTTGCTGCAGCTCAAGATTAATGATTGTATGCGTTCTGTATGGGACACCCAATTTCATTGCTGCATTTGTAAGTATATCTATAAACGTACCTACAAAAAAAACGGCGAGGAACAAGGCTAATGCAGTGACAGCGATGTTCAAGGCTATAGTCTCCATTCCCTGCCCTCTAGGTCTTCTTGTTCTCTCCTTTGTCGAAACTTGATTCGCTTTGATTAATAAACAGTTTTCTGAATCAATTAGTGGagtatttttaattatttcaacGGCTTTTTTACCCTTACTTTTCACAAATTTAGAGGACAGATTATATTTTCCACCTGGCTTAGGAAGACTGAAGAAATTCTCGCGTTTACCAggtttatatgggagtgtggaggagctttgccattggtgcaAATAtagtgacatgaatttgtgaataaattggtggaatgagaggcgttcactGATCCCGTGAggatagagtgtacccagttcaaagatgaatttttgttccagATTTTTGCGGGTTTCTGTGTTCCAGTGATGTAAGGATaacccgcaaatagtcatgttgtgctGACAGTGTAGCGTCAAATGAATATAAAATGAAGTGATGACGCTCGATTCGACGTACCGTCTGCTATCTGAGTGTCCCCTTCTGGTTCCATGGTCTGCagtgaataaaaacaaactaattACCTACCAAACAATGAAATGACGTAACATTATTAGAGTAACGGTTATCACTCTTGCCTCACCTTCCGAGACGCCTTCTGATAGAGACAACCACCTCGCCATTTCTTTACACCCAATCAAGATGGGACGACCAAATAAATTGAGAACCGAAAGAAAGCTTGTATTGAAAGGATCTCCCCTCCctttatttcttctttctttaaaCTGTTTATTGGATTTGAAAAACCCCAATGTGTTGCGCTCACGTCGCTCTCAACTACGTGTTATGTATAGTCGACTTATAATAATATAAGTGCTACTTGTCACCTGCATTTCTAATGCTAGCAATCAGTCACCAAGCGTAGTATACTCATTTGCTTACAAGTATTGGCTGAAATCTTTCCAAGTATCTCGCCATCGTTGTGAATATTAGTCATTGAAAACAATCTTTGAATAAACTGGTTCATACTTTATCGAGAAGTTAACAAAGGCATGCATCACGAGTTCCAATTCATCATCCCAAAACTTTGCCTTAAAAAGGAAATCGATTTACCTGGGTATGGGGTACTTCGAACCACATCTCCCATCCAGGACTGACTGTTTCATCGCAGAAATTCTTCAGGCAAATCAGTTCTTCCCCAGGACGAACTCGCAGAAGGTGCAAGCAATCGTCTTGATCACAACTCGTCCTCTCGTGAAGATGACACGTGCATTCCAGGCAATAGGTGCACACAACACTCAGCTCATATCGAAGATTGCTTAACCAAGAAAGGTCACGTGAAAAGTCATCTAAGGTTCTCTCGATAAAGTTGCGAACTTCAATAGCCATTTTGTTTGAGGCAATCATCGACTGGGATTTGCAGGAAGACGGATTCCTTGTCTTTAAAACGATTTTGATGAACCTCTTTCTGCAAATCAGGATAAGAGCAAATGTAATCTGTTTTCCGATGAAAAGCCTGGCTccattgttgaaaagctgtggAGTTTCTTTTAACCTATTTTCCGAACACCAATGAATGAACTTCGACACAAGCTGAGGAAAGAGCCCATGCGGAACAAAAccatcaagaaaatgaagaaccAGTGGACACGGATCACATCCAGACGGCTTGATCTCCCACAGTCCTGATGGCGATGATCTTAGCTGCGTCGGAACAAAATATCTTTGTTCATCTTGGTTTTTGTCAGTGGCAATCGAAAATTTGGCAATCAGCCCATGCCGCTCCATCAAATCCAGAATATCTTGTTTGCAAAGGCCTTTGTCCATGAACTTGGAAAATACGTGGTCGACTAGTGCTATGCTCAGAATTCCGTTTACTTCCAGGTCTCTCCACCATTTCCTGTGCTTAGGATCCTGGATTCGACGGAAACATAAACACAAAATTCAACTTGCCTCCAGCTAGAGACAACAGATGAAAACCCCCGACATTTCCTTATCTAAGACTACCTGAAAGAATTTAGGCCTCTCCCCATGGCATGCATTGAATTTCAAGAAAGATTTAAGACCTGGACTCCACAGTTTAGAGGCATAGCGCCCAGACTCTCCTGGAGCACAGCCGTATTAGAGCAACCAAACTCGGAAGGCCACACTTCGACCCCTAATGGGAACACTTGCAATTTTCTCCAAGTCACACGAGTCACAGAAAGATGTGTTaaattttttacatgatttttttttttggatagaGGGAAAATTCATCCTAAAGAAGGCGATAAACAGAAATGCAAGAGTAGTCAACAATACTTACAGTCTCGTCAAAAGGCGGCACAGTTATAAGTTGCCTGAACAGGTCGATCAGCCACTGGGCCTGCAGCACTACAGTTTGGCCATGCTTTACAATCACACCGAGATCATGATagaaattcaacatggctgTCACTTCTTCCTCATCTTCGATTTGGCAAACTTGTCGAATAACAGAGAGAAGTTGATCAAGATCCATGAAGTATGTCTGCTTGGCAACAAGAGCATCAACagctctttcaaacttgaaccACCTAGGAAAAGAGAAATATTGCTGTGAAACACTCAGGGGACGGATGCTCAAgccatggttagcgctaaccattggttgaGAAGTATCTTCCGTAagtaacgctggttagcgctaaccacgtTTCCAACAACTAAGGCCTAAACACCTAAGGGCCTGGATTTGCATGCAGATGATCTGGCAGATTGAAATCATGCTCTGGTCAACTCCATGCTTTAGCGAATTGGACTACGTAACCAAGTTCAGTtacatttgaaattattttttcactaTTGTTTCCCTCATAACTGTTTTTTACCGAGGTGGTGAACTAGCTGGATAACCAAAGGCACATTCACAATGACATTACAAACCGTTCACTCTTGTTATATCTTATTCTTTTCTATTTTAGCAAATACTGTTTTCTGTCTTGGTGTCACAGTAAATTAAAGCAAAGTTACGAAGTTTTTCTTACGGCGTGCGCATATATTTAAAACTTAAAGCATTTTGGACTGTGTACAAAAAGTAAATTATAATCAACATAACCGCGCCAAAGAAacccaactggtcagtttcttATTAGAAGAGCATGGAGAACTGAGTTTAGGATATCTGGAAACAAATTCTGGTTGTGGCATGAGCGAGATTTCCATCAAGGTCACCCGCAACCGACTGATGTGATGTGATTCTCGGCTTAATAACACTGACACTAAATGTAAATTGATTTATACTACAAAGCATCAATGAAATCGGATAAACCGGCCTTCATACCTCAACGGCACCTCTTCACCCATGTAGGGTTCATTTTTCAAGATTTCTATGATTCTTTGACGCAGCTTTTGCACACCTTCGTCGTTTTCTGTCTTGTTATCGACAGCAAAAAATGGAGCTGTGACGTGTTGCTCATACTCCTTGTATTCTAAACTCTCCTTGATGTGCTGTTCCATGGTACTTACTTCTTCGAAAGGCTGATCTAAATTTGTTCCAACGATAATCACTGGCGGCTGTAGATAGGACAGCTTCTTTCCTCGATGGGCAACGTTTTCCTTGGTAGCAGATCGAATGTTGTGGACTGACACTAGCCAAGACAACAAATTATCCAAATTGGTTTCATTGTTCGCATTATCGAGCCTGAGCTTATGGACGCCTTGTCTGACACAAGGCTCTGCTGTTTCCAGTAAGTTCTTATTGAGATTATACACCAAGATGTAAACTGCTCGCCCAGACAGAAACACGGAATGTGAAGCATAATAAAGATGCTGGCCGGCAAAATCCCAAAGAGTTAAGGTTACTTCCTCAGATTTGATATCATCTTCTAGTTGAAGGCTTTGTAAATAACGCACAACTAATTCAGTGACATCGTTTGCAATTAGGTCTGTGACATCTTTTGGCAAAGTCGTGGAATTGTCGTTTTTGTCAACTGGCTTTTGTTCAGAGAATGCTTTCTGTCCATCCTCTACAATCATGCTTTTCTCTTTCGTGTCGCTCCCTGGTTCGTCTACATCTGACAATAACTTTGGCTCCTCGTAATATTTCCTTTCCTCTTGCTCATCAGTGATCTACAAAAAAAGAGCTGCACCAAACAGAGCTGCACCAAACAAAATAATGACTAAGGCAATTTTAGCATGTAAGCCTCAGGGAGTGACCTCTTCCCAGCCTCCTTACCATCTCATGGACATACAGAAGATAAATGTTATTGAGTGTTTTCCAATCTCTGCTTCCTTGATAAAAATAAGCGCTATGAGATCCCTAAAGGAAACCGAGAAACATTCAACACCTGATGATCATGATGCTGTAGATAAGCAGGTTCGGATTAGACTCATtggaaaacgtttttgaaattTCACTGTATCTCATAAAACAGTGTTAAAATTGTGACTTCTTTCCTGGTATTCAGAAACAAGAAGCACTTGAAAAAGAGAACAACTTTCTTCATCACATCAGGATAATCGCTTTGCGCATGCTCCGAATCAAATCAGGTAACCAATTACGTCATATAAAACTAATACGTCATACCTTCACTTCCACCACATCAGAATCAGTAGCGGTTGAATCGTTGTCATTTGCTTTGGTCCCTCTCAAATCCATGACAATGAGCCTTGCGAGTTCTTCTTCGAACTCCGAACTTCGTTTACTCGGcatccaattctggactttatcCACGTCGAGTTCACATTTCGACCAGTCCACTTCAACTCCAACAGTGCTCTCTTCCTCCGGGTCAAAAGGCAAACCGAGAAGAGATTTCTTTAGGCTTGTTTTTCCTGCACGATCTTGTCCAAGCAGCATGATGCGCCCGCGATAGACTTTCACTTTGCCACTTTCCATGGCCTTTTGAAAAGCACGCTCTGCCTCAGGGCCCCGGCCCCTAATTTCCGCTGGTACAGACGAGCCTGCATCCTTACCTGCTGCTGCTACATCCTTGCCTAATTGAAGACCGCAGTACTTGACAGCCAAATCTACTCGGTCAACAATGGGATGCTGCAATGCACGTGCCAAGCGACGATATGATGCATCGGTTGCGTACATCTCGCGCCAATATCTTACAAGACCTACACAAATTATGTTACATAATCATAATTGTTTGCAattatcacaaattttaaaatggaaaagaaaTCCTGGAATAATTTTGATTGGAACAGAAGGAAACAGCCAGTAAATCGCCCGAACGAATGAAGACAGAACTAAGTTAACTAGCAGCGTGTTTTTTGTCTTCAAGCAGATAAAAACATTGTTTAGGCCAAAAAGCTCTTTCTATTTGATGacctttgaaaacaataatactTCTCAACATCAAAAACTATGCAAACTCATGTGTTAACCCATGATAACTCTGAAAACTACACAATTACACTTACTATAGCATTTATCAAAGATTTCAAACTCGTCTGCTTCAATCTGATCAATCGCAGAATCCGGGACGTTCAGCATTCGGCCAACCGTTTTCCATGAAGGACCAAGCTCACGCGCAATGAGACGAACATCATCTCTTGAAATGGTTCCAGGCTTGAATGATTCACTTTCATCGAAGTCTGAATTACAAGAGTAATCAGTATCTATCAAAAGAAGTGGGAGGAACAAAGGTAGTGCAGTGCATGGCAGTCATTTCCAAAAGCCATAGCTTCCCTTCCCTACCCTTAAAGAATTCCATCTCC
Coding sequences:
- the LOC136888891 gene encoding uncharacterized protein isoform X13 yields the protein MGDYRKSIEYLEKHLKIAIEIGDRGVEGNAYGNLGISYRRLGDYQKSIEYLEKGLKIAIEIGDRDGEGKAYGNLGISYQRLGDYQKSIEYLEKGLKIAIEIGDRGGEGNAYGNLGISYRRLGDYQKSIEYLEKGLKIAIEIGDRDGEGNAYGNLGNSYQRLGDYQKSIEYLEKGLKIATEIGDRDREGKAYGNLGTSYQRLGDYQKSIEYLEKHLKIATEIGDRDGEGNAYGNLGTSYLGLGDYQKSIEYLEKRLKIATEIGDRDGEGAAYGNLGVAYSSMGDYRKSIEFLEKRLKIATEIGDRGGEGAAYGNLGVAYSSMGDYRKSIEYHEKSLKIAIEIGDRDGEGKAYGNLGYPYRRLGDYRKSIEYLEKGLKIAIEIGDRQREGEAYGSLEIPYSSLGDHRKCIEYLEKRLKIAIEIGDRGGEGNAYGNLGNSYQRLGDYQKSIEYLEKGLKIAIEIGDRDGEGNAYGNLGISYKRLGDYQKSIEYLEKGLKIAIEIGDRDREGKAYGNLGISYQRLGDYQKSIEYLEKGLKIAIEIGDRDGEGNTYQNLGYSYQRLGDYQKSIEYLEKGLKIAIEIGDRDREGKAYGNLGISYQRLGDYQKSIEYLEKGLKIAIEIGDRGGEGNTFGNLGIAYRSLGDYRKSIKYLEKGLKIAIEIGDRGGEGKAYRNLGTSYQGLGDYQKSIEYLEKGLKIAEEIGDRGGEGAAYGNLGIAYSSLGSRGKRLLYPEVTTAPKRQSQNTGIPENTDYSCNSDFDESESFKPGTISRDDVRLIARELGPSWKTVGRMLNVPDSAIDQIEADEFEIFDKCYSLVRYWREMYATDASYRRLARALQHPIVDRVDLAVKYCGLQLGKDVAAAGKDAGSSVPAEIRGRGPEAERAFQKAMESGKVKVYRGRIMLLGQDRAGKTSLKKSLLGLPFDPEEESTVGVEVDWSKCELDVDKVQNWMPSKRSSEFEEELARLIVMDLRGTKANDNDSTATDSDVVEVKITDEQEERKYYEEPKLLSDVDEPGSDTKEKSMIVEDGQKAFSEQKPVDKNDNSTTLPKDVTDLIANDVTELVVRYLQSLQLEDDIKSEEVTLTLWDFAGQHLYYASHSVFLSGRAVYILVYNLNKNLLETAEPCVRQGVHKLRLDNANNETNLDNLLSWLVSVHNIRSATKENVAHRGKKLSYLQPPVIIVGTNLDQPFEEVSTMEQHIKESLEYKEYEQHVTAPFFAVDNKTENDEGVQKLRQRIIEILKNEPYMGEEVPLRWFKFERAVDALVAKQTYFMDLDQLLSVIRQVCQIEDEEEVTAMLNFYHDLGVIVKHGQTVVLQAQWLIDLFRQLITVPPFDETDPKHRKWWRDLEVNGILSIALVDHVFSKFMDKGLCKQDILDLMERHGLIAKFSIATDKNQDEQRYFVPTQLRSSPSGLWEIKPSGCDPCPLVLHFLDGFVPHGLFPQLVSKFIHWCSENRLKETPQLFNNGARLFIGKQITFALILICRKRFIKIVLKTRNPSSCKSQSMIASNKMAIEVRNFIERTLDDFSRDLSWLSNLRYELSVVCTYCLECTCHLHERTSCDQDDCLHLLRVRPGEELICLKNFCDETVSPGWEMWFEVPHTQTMEPEGDTQIADANQVSTKERTRRPRGQGMETIALNIAVTALALFLAVFFVGYSSIVPPKRKKGVEENESAHPAGHSSRAPPKRKKGIAENESAHPAGHSSRAPPKRKKGIAENESAHPAGHSSRAPPKRKKGIAENESAHPADPNEVESLDSRTLSEDDVLLIAYELGPSREMVGRVLNVPDAVVDQIEANKSKDSEKCYSILRHWQEMYRSDATYHALACALQNPAVARVDLAVKYCGLQLGKDVAVVSKPLKDLVNDASDSLEEICKRLDTQLAGLGYYEDVAKYYDYDVFTIKARFKRSPDGPSKALILAIIAEYPDVTVESFAEVVVKQTRREDVARLLREFDCKW
- the LOC136888891 gene encoding uncharacterized protein isoform X9, whose amino-acid sequence is MLQRVDVLQELHKVKVVLMSPWQHTQTSAVPDQAVVAVNLGDQGPSSTSEAVVFPDLTTKNQYIVCDVVSSDRENEIDDALGEGRFYTTNKRPFKSLGEYQKAIEYHKNRLKTAIEIGDQAGEERAYETLSNSYHLLGDHRKSVEYHNKHLKIAIESGDWGGQGAAYGNLGIAYSSMGDYRKSIEYLEKHLKIAIEIGDRGVEGNAYGNLGISYRRLGDYQKSIEYLEKGLKIAIEIGDRDGEGKAYGNLGISYQRLGDYQKSIEYLEKGLKIAIEIGDRGGEGNAYGNLGISYRRLGDYQKSIEYLEKGLKIAIEIGDRDGEGNAYGNLGNSYQRLGDYQKSIEYLEKGLKIATEIGDRDREGKAYGNLGTSYQRLGDYQKSIEYLEKHLKIATEIGDRDGEGNAYGNLGTSYLGLGDYQKSIEYLEKRLKIATEIGDRDGEGAAYGNLGVAYSSMGDYRKSIEFLEKRLKIATEIGDRGGEGAAYGNLGVAYSSMGDYRKSIEYHEKSLKIAIEIGDRDGEGKAYGNLGYPYRRLGDYRKSIEYLEKGLKIAIEIGDRQREGEAYGSLEIPYSSLGDHRKCIEYLEKRLKIAIEIGDRGGEGNAYGNLGNSYQRLGDYQKSIEYLEKGLKIAIEIGDRDGEGNAYGNLGISYKRLGDYQKSIEYLEKGLKIAIEIGDRDREGKAYGNLGISYQRLGDYQKSIEYLEKGLKIAIEIGDRDGEGNTYQNLGYSYQRLGDYQKSIEYLEKGLKIAIEIGDRDREGKAYGNLGISYQRLGDYQKSIEYLEKGLKIAIEIGDRGGEGNTFGNLGIAYRSLGDYRKSIKYLEKGLKIAIEIGDRGGEGKAYRNLGTSYQGLGDYQKSIEYLEKGLKIAEEIGDRGGEGAAYGNLGIAYSSLGSRGKRLLYPEVTTAPKRQSQNTGIPENTDYSCNSDFDESESFKPGTISRDDVRLIARELGPSWKTVGRMLNVPDSAIDQIEADEFEIFDKCYSLVRYWREMYATDASYRRLARALQHPIVDRVDLAVKYCGLQLGKDVAAAGKDAGSSVPAEIRGRGPEAERAFQKAMESGKVKVYRGRIMLLGQDRAGKTSLKKSLLGLPFDPEEESTVGVEVDWSKCELDVDKVQNWMPSKRSSEFEEELARLIVMDLRGTKANDNDSTATDSDVVEVKITDEQEERKYYEEPKLLSDVDEPGSDTKEKSMIVEDGQKAFSEQKPVDKNDNSTTLPKDVTDLIANDVTELVVRYLQSLQLEDDIKSEEVTLTLWDFAGQHLYYASHSVFLSGRAVYILVYNLNKNLLETAEPCVRQGVHKLRLDNANNETNLDNLLSWLVSVHNIRSATKENVAHRGKKLSYLQPPVIIVGTNLDQPFEEVSTMEQHIKESLEYKEYEQHVTAPFFAVDNKTENDEGVQKLRQRIIEILKNEPYMGEEVPLRWFKFERAVDALVAKQTYFMDLDQLLSVIRQVCQIEDEEEVTAMLNFYHDLGVIVKHGQTVVLQAQWLIDLFRQLITVPPFDETDPKHRKWWRDLEVNGILSIALVDHVFSKFMDKGLCKQDILDLMERHGLIAKFSIATDKNQDEQRYFVPTQLRSSPSGLWEIKPSGCDPCPLVLHFLDGFVPHGLFPQLVSKFIHWCSENRLKETPQLFNNGARLFIGKQITFALILICRKRFIKIVLKTRNPSSCKSQSMIASNKMAIEVRNFIERTLDDFSRDLSWLSNLRYELSVVCTYCLECTCHLHERTSCDQDDCLHLLRVRPGEELICLKNFCDETVSPGWEMWFEVPHTQTMEPEGDTQIADANQVSTKERTRRPRGQGMETIALNIAVTALALFLAVFFVGYSSIVPPKRKKGVEENESAHPAGHSSRAPPKRKKGIAENESAHPADPNEVESLDSRTLSEDDVLLIAYELGPSREMVGRVLNVPDAVVDQIEANKSKDSEKCYSILRHWQEMYRSDATYHALACALQNPAVARVDLAVKYCGLQLGKDVAVVSKPLKDLVNDASDSLEEICKRLDTQLAGLGYYEDVAKYYDYDVFTIKARFKRSPDGPSKALILAIIAEYPDVTVESFAEVVVKQTRREDVARLLREFDCKW